A genomic stretch from Clavelina lepadiformis chromosome 5, kaClaLepa1.1, whole genome shotgun sequence includes:
- the LOC143461120 gene encoding CCR4-NOT transcription complex subunit 1-like, with the protein MQQTINNFHHKSVCNFHLHYHETRQMEYHQMPYHRIFIMLFYELNAPEHVLESINFQTLTAFTNTYHILRPNKAPGFAFAWLELISYRAFISRMLLHTPQQKGWPMYAQLLIDLFKFLAPFLRNVEMTKSIQILYKGTLRLLLVLLHDFPEFLCDYHYGFCDVIPANCIQLRNLILSAFPRNMRLPDPFTPNLKVDMLQEINVAPRILTNFVAVMPGAFQKDLDSYLKTRAPVTFVSDLRSNLQLGNEPGLKYNIPLINSLVMYVGTQAIAYIHGKGGSPSMATITHASHMDIFQNLAVDLDTEGRYLFLNAIANQLRYPNSHTHYFSCTLLYLFAEANQESIQEQITRVLLERLIVNRPHPWGLLITFIELIKNPSFKFWSHEFVHCAPEISKLFESVARSCMGKQFNQQAAGEASTSTASPATVVQSS; encoded by the exons ATGCAACAAACgataaataattttcatcaTAAGAGTGTATGTAATTTTCATCTTCACTATCATGAAACACGGCAGATGGAATATCATCAGATGCCGTACCACCGCATCTTCATCATGCTCTTTTATGAACTCAACGCTCCTGAACATGTCTTGGAGTCGATCAACTTCCAAACTCTCACTGCGTTTAC CAACACTTACCACATCCTGCGACCTAACAAGGCTCCCGGGTTTGCGTTTGCCTGGCTCGAACTCATATCATATCGCGCCTTCATATCTCGGATGCTGCTGCACACACCTCAGCAGAAGGGATGGCCCATGTACGCCCAACTACTCATCGATCTTTTCAAGTTTCTCGCACCTTTCTTGAGGAACGTTGAGATGACGAAATCAATCCAGATACTTTACAAG GGCACACTTCGTCTACTACTGGTTTTACTTCACGACTTCCCGGAATTCTTGTGCGACTACCATTACGgattttgtgacgtcattccAGCCAACTGCATTCAACTGCGCAATTTGATACTAAGCGCTTTCCCGCGCAATATGCGGTTGCCTGACCCATTCACGCCAAACTTGAAG gtCGACATGCTTCAAGAGATCAACGTGGCGCCACGTATTTTAACCAACTTCGTGGCAGTGATGCCAGGCGCCTTCCAGAAAGACCTGGATAGTTACTTGAAGACCAGAGCACCGGTCACATTCGTCTCAGATCTGAGGTCAAACTTGCAG CTCGGCAACGAACCGGGCCTCAAGTACAACATTCCACTCATCAACTCCCTGGTCATGTACGTCGGCACGCAGGCGATCGCTTACATTCACGGGAAAGGGGGTTCCCCTTCCATGGCCACCATCACGCATGCGTCCCACATGGACATCTTCCAAAATCTTGCCGTCGACCTTGATACCGAGG GTCGCTATCTGTTCTTGAACGCGATAGCCAATCAGCTTCGTTATCCGAACAGCCACACCCACTACTTCAGCTGTACCTTGCTCTACCTTTTCGCTGAAGCGAATCAAGAATCAATCCAAGAACAAATAACGAG GGTTCTACTTGAGCGTTTGATCGTCAATCGACCACACCCGTGGGGTCTCCTCATCACCTTCATCGAACTCATCAAGAATCCCAGTTTCAAGTTCTGGAGCCACGAGTTTGTTCACTGCGCGCCCGAAATCTCCAA